Sequence from the Arvicola amphibius chromosome 3, mArvAmp1.2, whole genome shotgun sequence genome:
CTAAACCCACATATTAGCCCAAATAAGCCCTGCCTGTGAGGACACCCACCAACCAAGCAGAGTAGCTTTGGTCATCTCACTAATTTGGCAAcagttctaaagaaagaaaacctaaagAAGAGCAACTTAAAAGAATGATTGCTTCTATTCCTTATACCCCAAAGGTTGCATTGCTTGATTTAACACCTTTCTCAGGGCTAATTTCACTTCCTtgtttctcaaagaataaatcagAGGATTCAAAGAAGGGTTGACAACATTATTAAACACCTGGACAACAGAATCCAACCAGGGGCTAGAAGCAGGTCTGAGATAAACAAGAATCACAGGACCATAAAACAATAGAATGGATGTGAAGTGGGCACTGCAGGTGGAGAAGGCTCTGCGCCTGCCTTCTGAGGAACGGATTTTCAAGATGGAGATAACGATACGAGTGTAGGAAGTGAGAACAAGGAGAAAACATGTAAGGGCAACAATGCCAACATTGGTAAAACTCACAGTCTGTGCTAGAGAGGTGTCTGCACATGCCAGGGACAGCACCACAGGaatgtcacagaagaaactgtccACCTCATTGGGTCCACAGTAGGGTAACTTAAAGATAAGAAATGTGAGGATGCTCCCATGTACAAAGCCCCCCAGCCAAGTGCCCACTGTGAAGAGGGTACACACCTTGTAATTCATGATGATCGTGTATCTCATAGGGTAGCAAATAGCCACAAAGCGATCATAGGCCATCACTGTGTACAGGAAACACTCAGTACACCCCAGGGTGTGATAGAAGAAAATCTGTGAGGCACAGCCCTCGTATGAGATAGTGCAACTCTGCAACGTTAGGCAGTCCATCATCTTAGGAGAATTCACAGAAGGGAAGAATATGTCAAACACTGCCAGGTTTCCCAGGAAGAAATACATGGGAGTGTGGAGGTTGGGGGAAGCCAGGATGGTGAGGAAGATGAGCAGGTTCCCCAGCAAGGCAAAGACATAGAAGACCAGGAACAGGACAAAGAGCAAGTTCTCTAGCCCTTCGCTGTTGGAAATTCCCAGCAGGATGAACTCTGTCACAAAGGTGTAGTTCCTCATGCTCATGACACAGGCAGCCCTGGAGAAGTCAAGCAGTGTTGTCCATGAGTAACTGAGAACAGCTTCCTGACCAAGggattcccttttttttttttttttttttttttttttttttttttttggtttttcgagacagggtttctctgtggcttttggagcctgtcctagaactagctcttgtagaccaggctggtctcgaactcacagagatccgcctgcctctgcctcccgagtgctgggattaaaggcgtgcgccaccactgcccggcctgacCAAGGGATTCCTATCTAAGGCAGTGACTGcataaagaggaaaaggaggaccagTGATGAATCGACTCTTGGTATTCAGTTAAGTTGTATGTCACATTTGGTCTCCATTTTTTTACATGTTAGGTGAGGGGAAAGAATATAACTCGGTGATCGCTTCTTACCACCAGTCTGTTTCTTCACATTTGCcttat
This genomic interval carries:
- the LOC119810355 gene encoding putative olfactory receptor 10D4, which produces MSMRNYTFVTEFILLGISNSEGLENLLFVLFLVFYVFALLGNLLIFLTILASPNLHTPMYFFLGNLAVFDIFFPSVNSPKMMDCLTLQSCTISYEGCASQIFFYHTLGCTECFLYTVMAYDRFVAICYPMRYTIIMNYKVCTLFTVGTWLGGFVHGSILTFLIFKLPYCGPNEVDSFFCDIPVVLSLACADTSLAQTVSFTNVGIVALTCFLLVLTSYTRIVISILKIRSSEGRRRAFSTCSAHFTSILLFYGPVILVYLRPASSPWLDSVVQVFNNVVNPSLNPLIYSLRNKEVKLALRKVLNQAMQPLGYKE